Proteins from a single region of Methanoculleus taiwanensis:
- a CDS encoding Gfo/Idh/MocA family protein, with translation MSKTINVGIVGMGKMGIMHAGLLNALENVQVRAVADTQDLILNFIGQQFPAIQTYKDYADMLTNEQLDLVFITTPTSFHTKIGLDCIKAGTPFFVEKPLGISAKDCVPLIEAVSSKPVINMIGYSKRYVDTFRKAKEIIENGSLGELTYFNATMYVSQLFSKGKGWRYKKEASGGGVLNTLATHLVDLLLWYFGHVTSVEGNTKSYYSKDVEDFVHAYIQFENGLEGYLDTSWSVRNYRLPEIKIEVHGEKGMLTVTEEYVKYYSDDTARWTTLFKQDLYTGVEFDLGGPEYTLEDEHIIDCVRNNKHTDVSIFEGYKVQRVIDAIYRSAEERRAIPGDSI, from the coding sequence ATGAGCAAAACCATTAATGTAGGAATTGTCGGCATGGGGAAGATGGGGATCATGCACGCAGGATTACTGAACGCTCTTGAAAATGTGCAAGTGCGAGCTGTTGCTGACACCCAAGATCTTATTCTTAATTTTATCGGCCAACAATTTCCAGCAATACAAACATATAAAGATTACGCCGATATGCTCACCAATGAACAATTAGACCTCGTATTTATCACTACACCAACATCTTTCCACACAAAAATCGGATTGGATTGCATAAAGGCCGGGACACCATTTTTTGTTGAAAAACCCCTGGGTATATCAGCAAAAGACTGCGTGCCCCTGATTGAAGCAGTCTCCTCAAAACCAGTCATCAACATGATAGGATACTCCAAACGTTATGTCGATACATTCAGAAAGGCAAAAGAAATAATCGAAAATGGTTCTTTAGGTGAACTCACGTATTTCAACGCTACAATGTACGTTTCACAACTATTTTCGAAAGGAAAAGGGTGGCGATACAAGAAAGAAGCCAGTGGTGGAGGCGTTTTGAACACTCTTGCTACTCACCTCGTGGATCTCTTACTCTGGTATTTCGGGCATGTGACATCCGTTGAAGGCAACACAAAGAGTTACTATTCAAAGGATGTCGAGGACTTTGTTCATGCCTACATTCAGTTTGAAAACGGGCTGGAAGGCTATTTGGATACCTCATGGAGTGTGAGAAATTACCGCCTTCCAGAGATCAAGATCGAGGTACATGGCGAGAAAGGCATGCTCACAGTTACAGAAGAATATGTGAAGTACTATTCCGATGATACTGCACGTTGGACGACGCTGTTTAAACAAGACCTATATACCGGCGTAGAGTTTGACTTAGGCGGCCCTGAATATACTTTAGAAGACGAGCATATCATCGACTGTGTGCGAAATAACAAACATACAGATGTCAGTATCTTCGAAGGGTATAAAGTACAACGGGTCATCGATGCTATTTATCGCTCTGCTGAAGAAAGGCGTGCTATTCCAGGTGATTCGATATGA
- a CDS encoding glycosyltransferase family 4 protein, with protein sequence MDLLTISPNGIYPPYDGGALRVFNLCKELSKKHNIFLFSQGLRQHELKKLWQLKKQPELRINGHFTEYRYINFTSIINHQILRKAVKNIPDLFAGKALEYFRPKALIEHLSNCSVIQVEMPWQFDVVSKIKPEHTPIILDQHDLQFELLCQNMCWDSYFGRKLINYALNIEQNALENADAVFVTSYENKEKLIKTKKCPNSKIHIIPNGVDIDSYTPTSNSDRTKYKKALGIHGKYVVLFTGSKHPPNIQAVNEIIKMAKNCKNKDILFLVGGSIGDLYTNQDNLQFTGYTEDISTLFKSADIAINPMKSGSGTNLKMLEYLAAGLPTITTKIGGRGLEIIENQTAIISEIDGFLDYIELIKSDRQLADNLCRHGREWVEENYDWRKIAEKQNKIIQSLI encoded by the coding sequence ATGGATTTGCTAACAATTTCCCCAAATGGTATTTACCCACCCTATGACGGAGGGGCATTGAGAGTGTTTAATTTATGCAAAGAACTTTCAAAAAAACATAATATTTTTCTTTTTTCCCAGGGATTAAGGCAACATGAATTAAAAAAACTTTGGCAACTAAAGAAGCAGCCAGAATTAAGAATTAATGGACATTTCACCGAATATAGATATATCAATTTCACCTCGATTATAAACCATCAGATTCTTCGAAAGGCAGTAAAAAATATCCCCGATCTCTTTGCGGGCAAGGCATTAGAATATTTCAGACCGAAAGCACTTATAGAACATTTATCAAATTGCTCTGTTATTCAAGTAGAGATGCCATGGCAATTCGATGTCGTATCTAAAATCAAGCCCGAACATACCCCAATAATTCTCGATCAACATGACCTTCAGTTCGAACTGTTATGCCAGAACATGTGTTGGGATTCATATTTTGGGAGGAAATTAATAAACTACGCGCTAAATATTGAACAAAATGCACTTGAGAACGCAGATGCTGTTTTTGTCACCTCATATGAAAATAAAGAGAAGTTAATAAAGACCAAAAAATGTCCAAATTCTAAGATCCACATCATACCCAATGGGGTAGATATCGATTCATACACCCCAACGTCTAATTCTGACAGAACGAAATATAAAAAAGCTTTAGGCATTCATGGAAAATATGTGGTTTTATTTACAGGGTCGAAACATCCGCCTAACATTCAGGCCGTAAACGAGATCATCAAGATGGCAAAGAACTGTAAAAACAAAGACATCTTATTTCTGGTTGGTGGATCCATCGGAGACTTATATACAAATCAAGATAATTTACAGTTCACGGGATACACGGAGGACATATCCACATTATTTAAATCTGCTGATATTGCAATAAATCCAATGAAATCTGGAAGTGGCACAAATTTAAAAATGCTCGAATATCTCGCCGCGGGACTTCCAACAATAACAACTAAGATAGGAGGGAGAGGCCTTGAGATTATTGAAAATCAAACTGCAATAATCTCGGAAATTGATGGATTTCTGGATTATATTGAATTAATAAAGTCCGATAGACAATTAGCTGATAATTTGTGCCGTCACGGTCGGGAATGGGTTGAAGAGAACTATGATTGGAGAAAAATTGCTGAAAAACAAAATAAAATTATACAATCTTTAATTTAA
- a CDS encoding glycosyltransferase family 4 protein yields the protein MRVGIIADRLDRPLTGIGNYVQNILHEFSQMSTNIAFNTIRYKKSEEFDNINEIILANPFEGLMKKSYYPWHLYMQLSLRMKPVDLDVLHCPESASIFTQIPDTKKIITVYDTTPVLFPETFTKGTLLRYKILFSKSISSSDMVISISNSTKQDLIRYFHVPEDKITVIHLAADDCYQVLPHSAIQIFRDRYKLDYPFILYVGTLEPRKNLSTVIKAFYQLKKEGLKHKLVIAGGKGWKYNTIFQLVSDLNLEKDVCFTGYVPKNDLPALYNAADVFVYPSLYEGFGLPPLEAMACGCPVITSNTSSLPEVVGDAGIMINPHDYEKLAEAIDSVLSGVELKKQLSKMGQARAAEFSWKRCAKETCKVYNDLI from the coding sequence ATGCGTGTCGGAATCATTGCAGATAGATTAGATAGACCCCTAACGGGGATTGGAAATTATGTACAGAACATACTGCATGAATTTTCACAGATGAGTACTAATATAGCCTTCAACACCATAAGATATAAAAAAAGTGAGGAATTTGATAATATCAATGAAATTATCCTTGCAAACCCATTTGAAGGACTAATGAAAAAATCATATTACCCATGGCATCTTTATATGCAACTTTCTTTGAGAATGAAACCAGTGGATTTAGATGTTCTTCATTGTCCAGAAAGTGCGTCAATATTCACGCAAATTCCAGACACCAAAAAAATAATCACCGTATATGATACTACTCCAGTTCTGTTTCCAGAAACATTTACAAAAGGAACCCTATTGCGATATAAAATCTTATTTTCAAAATCTATTAGTTCATCAGATATGGTAATATCAATATCCAACAGTACAAAACAGGATTTAATTCGCTATTTCCACGTGCCTGAAGATAAAATCACCGTCATACATCTGGCTGCAGATGACTGCTACCAGGTGCTCCCGCACAGTGCGATCCAGATATTCCGAGACAGATATAAATTAGACTATCCCTTCATACTCTATGTTGGTACCCTTGAGCCAAGGAAAAACCTGTCTACAGTTATAAAAGCATTTTACCAGCTGAAAAAGGAGGGCCTTAAGCATAAACTTGTAATTGCAGGGGGAAAAGGTTGGAAATACAATACAATTTTCCAGTTGGTTTCCGATCTCAATCTCGAAAAGGACGTCTGCTTTACGGGGTATGTGCCAAAAAACGATCTCCCAGCATTATATAACGCAGCAGATGTATTCGTCTATCCCTCCCTATATGAAGGATTTGGCCTACCGCCACTTGAAGCTATGGCCTGTGGGTGCCCCGTAATTACATCAAATACTTCATCCCTGCCCGAAGTGGTAGGAGATGCAGGGATAATGATTAACCCCCATGACTATGAGAAGCTAGCAGAAGCAATCGATAGCGTATTGTCTGGCGTTGAGCTTAAGAAACAGTTGAGTAAAATGGGGCAGGCTAGAGCAGCGGAGTTTAGCTGGAAAAGGTGTGCCAAAGAGACATGCAAGGTATATAATGATCTAATTTGA
- a CDS encoding IS110 family transposase, whose translation MREKACGLDLHKKFIVAAIIDQGGNTAEQRFSRTQADLLLLKDWVLYHGCEVVACESTSDYWVWVYDLFLR comes from the coding sequence ATGAGAGAAAAAGCCTGTGGGTTAGACCTCCACAAGAAGTTTATCGTCGCTGCCATCATCGATCAGGGCGGCAACACGGCAGAACAGCGATTCAGCCGTACGCAAGCCGACCTGCTTCTGCTGAAAGATTGGGTTCTCTACCACGGCTGCGAGGTTGTAGCCTGTGAATCCACCAGCGATTACTGGGTATGGGTCTACGACCTGTTTCTGCGATAG
- a CDS encoding glycosyltransferase family 4 protein, which produces MKLCILSTGYLRWKGDVDSAKNYLEQLANNLADKGLEVHVIAPHAKGLKHAEKIDNVNVHRFQYMFPPSYQTLAYFPGIPEKMKKISGKIQIPFFGLSMTYKLLQVCRKHDIDIIFAHWAIPPGFIAALTKYIHKRPIVIGLYGAELFPFVNNQKTFASLCKIQIGYAIRNSDLVIGISKSTCNAGKTISRRMDIETIPYGVDIQKFNPTCNPDSIKQCYGLESKTILFSTGRMVERKGFKFLVDALPLVLETDPNTILILGGDGPEKERLKKQVADLNLEEKVIFPGFIPDEEFPNFLTASDVFILPSIVDRHGDTEGLGLVLVEAMACGTPVIGTNVGGITDIITHGYNGFLVPEKSSKDLAERIVEILSNPDLASYLNTNGLSTVQNEFSWESVCKKYLALFNRVS; this is translated from the coding sequence ATGAAACTGTGCATTTTATCAACAGGCTATTTAAGATGGAAAGGAGATGTTGACTCCGCAAAGAACTACCTTGAGCAGTTGGCGAACAATTTAGCTGACAAAGGGCTTGAAGTACATGTTATTGCTCCGCATGCTAAAGGGCTAAAGCATGCAGAAAAAATCGACAATGTAAATGTTCATAGATTTCAGTATATGTTCCCACCAAGCTACCAAACACTGGCATACTTTCCAGGAATTCCTGAGAAAATGAAAAAGATTAGTGGAAAAATTCAGATTCCCTTCTTTGGACTCTCAATGACATACAAATTGCTTCAAGTGTGCCGTAAGCATGATATAGACATTATCTTCGCTCATTGGGCAATCCCGCCGGGATTTATCGCAGCCCTAACAAAATATATTCATAAACGCCCGATAGTTATTGGCCTTTATGGCGCAGAACTGTTTCCCTTTGTAAATAACCAGAAAACATTTGCATCGCTATGTAAAATCCAAATAGGGTATGCAATAAGAAATTCAGATCTCGTGATTGGAATCAGTAAATCAACTTGTAACGCCGGAAAAACCATAAGCAGGCGGATGGACATTGAAACCATTCCATATGGTGTTGATATCCAAAAATTTAATCCAACATGTAATCCTGACTCTATAAAGCAATGTTATGGATTGGAAAGCAAAACTATTCTTTTTTCTACCGGGCGTATGGTTGAGAGAAAAGGATTTAAGTTCTTAGTTGATGCACTGCCCCTTGTCCTTGAAACAGATCCAAATACTATTCTCATATTGGGCGGAGATGGCCCTGAGAAGGAAAGATTGAAAAAACAGGTTGCAGATTTGAATCTTGAGGAAAAAGTAATTTTTCCAGGCTTCATTCCGGATGAAGAATTTCCAAACTTTTTAACTGCAAGTGATGTATTTATTCTACCTTCAATCGTTGACAGGCATGGCGATACGGAAGGATTGGGTTTGGTGCTTGTCGAAGCAATGGCATGTGGCACTCCAGTTATCGGAACAAACGTTGGAGGTATAACAGATATTATTACACACGGCTATAATGGGTTTTTAGTACCGGAAAAGAGTTCAAAGGATTTAGCAGAAAGAATTGTTGAGATATTAAGCAACCCCGATCTGGCAAGTTACCTCAATACCAACGGCCTTAGCACTGTTCAAAACGAGTTCTCTTGGGAATCAGTTTGTAAAAAATACTTAGCTCTATTCAACCGGGTGTCATAA
- the galU gene encoding UTP--glucose-1-phosphate uridylyltransferase GalU, whose product MTKIKKAVIPAAGLGTRFLPATKSMPKEMLPLIDRPVIQYVVEEAVDSGIEDLIIVTGRGKRAIEDYFDDSPELEMHLREHGKHDTLKMVQEISSLIDIHYIRQKEPKGLGDAIMRAEKHIGDEPFAVLLGDDIIRNRTPCTKQLIDLYQEKRRSVIAVEAVPREKVSSYGIIRGEQVTPSLYRIIDIIEKPRIEEAPSNIGAIGRYVFTPEIFECLEHTAPGVGGEVQLTDGIRILLQFQDIYAHAFQGKRYDTGDKAGYLEAIIGFALEDPDLRDSISRHLYSAMSKAAWNAAGQELPDSVKGLDEL is encoded by the coding sequence GTGACAAAGATCAAAAAGGCCGTCATCCCAGCGGCAGGCCTCGGCACCCGGTTCCTCCCGGCGACGAAGTCGATGCCCAAGGAGATGCTCCCGCTCATCGACCGCCCGGTGATCCAGTACGTGGTGGAGGAGGCGGTCGACTCGGGGATAGAGGATCTGATCATCGTCACCGGCCGGGGGAAGCGGGCGATCGAGGACTACTTCGATGACTCGCCGGAGCTCGAGATGCACCTGCGTGAACACGGAAAGCATGACACGCTCAAGATGGTGCAGGAGATCTCGTCCCTTATCGACATTCACTACATCCGGCAGAAGGAGCCGAAGGGGCTTGGCGATGCCATCATGCGTGCCGAGAAGCACATCGGCGACGAACCGTTCGCGGTGCTCCTCGGGGACGACATCATCCGGAACCGGACTCCCTGTACAAAGCAGCTCATCGACCTCTACCAGGAGAAGCGGCGATCCGTCATTGCGGTCGAGGCAGTGCCCCGGGAGAAGGTCAGCAGTTACGGCATCATCAGGGGGGAGCAGGTAACCCCGTCCCTCTACCGGATCATCGATATCATCGAGAAACCCCGGATCGAGGAGGCGCCCTCGAATATCGGGGCGATCGGGCGGTATGTCTTCACCCCCGAGATCTTCGAGTGCCTGGAGCACACGGCCCCGGGCGTCGGCGGCGAGGTCCAGCTCACCGATGGAATACGGATCCTCCTTCAATTCCAGGATATCTACGCTCACGCGTTCCAGGGGAAGCGGTATGATACCGGGGATAAGGCGGGGTATCTCGAAGCGATCATCGGCTTCGCCCTTGAAGATCCGGATCTGCGGGACAGCATATCCCGGCATCTCTACTCAGCCATGTCGAAGGCCGCCTGGAACGCCGCAGGCCAAGAACTCCCAGATTCCGTCAAAGGACTAGACGAACTGTGA
- a CDS encoding DUF2206 domain-containing protein, protein MVIFANNINTIQKRVFFILFALSLILSHYGTSYLFFISLLFVYIFILIFDKLCNSRRAMLTAAQDRINIGGVKRLFLNPYLLCLYLLISVVWYIYISGSSTFDTICGMASFAFNNLSTEMFGFETSRGLYLATKSLGSPLHSILRILYVITQLFIFTGILYFIIYEKGKKDITLVAFSISFAIILIFGLISQNFSAMDPRRLYHFCLYILAPFSVIGGLALLNLISNKAKLNPISTGVFSPLRIIYMFFIIFFLFNTGFIYEIAKDHPNSISLSQKTIQEHGDEDDKAYLYMSLIEPHNVYSGSWITNNMKSQDDKVYRGDWVEGYPSLTVYGNLKDDGLRTLFNMEGHNIKHFDQSTVEIDRGYVQITYANLVWGVGWNWDNPLKQRTTFRFEEINLSLHNMSKIYDNAGSEILWNR, encoded by the coding sequence ATGGTAATTTTTGCAAATAATATCAACACAATTCAAAAGCGAGTCTTTTTTATTCTCTTTGCTTTATCACTGATTTTATCGCACTATGGTACATCGTATCTATTTTTTATATCTCTTCTCTTTGTGTACATATTCATACTAATCTTTGACAAACTTTGTAATTCACGGCGTGCTATGCTTACGGCAGCACAAGATAGAATCAATATTGGGGGTGTAAAGCGGTTATTTTTAAACCCATATCTACTATGTTTGTACTTGCTAATTTCTGTTGTGTGGTATATCTACATTTCTGGTTCTTCAACATTTGATACAATCTGTGGTATGGCATCATTTGCCTTTAACAATCTATCTACAGAAATGTTCGGCTTCGAGACCTCGCGTGGGCTATACCTAGCCACAAAAAGTTTAGGTTCACCCTTGCATTCTATATTAAGGATTTTATACGTAATTACCCAACTTTTCATATTTACTGGCATATTATACTTTATAATATATGAGAAAGGTAAAAAAGACATAACATTAGTTGCATTTTCAATTAGCTTTGCAATCATACTGATTTTTGGATTAATAAGTCAAAACTTTTCAGCAATGGATCCACGGAGATTATATCATTTTTGTCTTTATATTTTGGCTCCATTCAGCGTTATAGGAGGTTTAGCCTTGCTGAACTTAATCTCTAATAAAGCTAAATTAAATCCAATAAGTACTGGAGTATTTTCTCCGCTCCGTATAATCTACATGTTCTTCATAATTTTCTTTTTATTTAATACAGGCTTTATATATGAAATTGCAAAGGACCACCCTAATTCAATTTCCTTAAGTCAAAAAACCATACAGGAACATGGGGATGAAGATGATAAAGCCTATTTATATATGTCCCTGATTGAACCACATAATGTCTACAGTGGCTCTTGGATTACCAACAACATGAAATCCCAAGATGATAAAGTGTATCGAGGAGACTGGGTCGAAGGATACCCCTCCCTTACAGTATATGGAAACCTAAAAGATGATGGACTTAGAACACTCTTTAATATGGAGGGTCACAACATCAAACATTTTGATCAATCTACAGTTGAAATCGATCGAGGATATGTTCAAATAACGTATGCTAACTTAGTCTGGGGAGTTGGATGGAACTGGGATAACCCCCTCAAGCAAAGAACAACGTTCCGATTTGAGGAAATTAATTTATCGCTTCATAATATGAGCAAAATATACGATAACGCTGGCAGTGAAATTTTATGGAATCGATGA
- a CDS encoding transposase: MFHRYQGYPRQKGGSTGYDGYKMVNGNQLSALVDRNGLSLACTVSLANVNDSWLYEPTLEALAIPGVRERPSIISADAAYDSREIRQYNWKRRIKSNIPVNPRSWTHPKRGRPCWFDPQLYKKCSVFERFFS, from the coding sequence CTGTTCCACCGATACCAAGGATATCCCAGGCAAAAAGGGGGATCGACCGGCTATGATGGTTATAAAATGGTGAACGGGAACCAGCTGAGTGCCCTAGTCGATCGGAATGGGCTCTCGCTTGCCTGCACGGTTTCACTCGCCAATGTCAATGATTCCTGGCTCTATGAACCAACGCTCGAAGCATTAGCGATTCCTGGTGTTCGGGAACGCCCCTCGATCATCTCCGCAGATGCAGCCTACGATTCACGGGAGATCCGCCAATACAACTGGAAGCGAAGAATAAAAAGCAATATCCCGGTCAACCCACGGTCATGGACACACCCGAAGCGAGGAAGGCCATGCTGGTTCGATCCGCAACTCTACAAGAAGTGCAGTGTCTTCGAACGGTTCTTCAGCTAG
- a CDS encoding antitoxin VapB family protein, translating into MKTITIRESTYENLRRLKEPDMSFSDAIDLLLRSRSAGFERRFGALAGSTALDEIEAFAEATRHAARFRV; encoded by the coding sequence ATGAAGACCATCACCATCCGCGAATCGACCTATGAGAATCTCCGCCGGTTAAAAGAACCGGATATGAGCTTCTCCGATGCCATCGACCTTCTGCTGCGGTCACGCTCCGCCGGATTTGAGCGGCGGTTCGGGGCACTCGCGGGGAGCACCGCTCTCGATGAGATCGAAGCCTTCGCCGAAGCAACCCGTCATGCCGCACGGTTCCGCGTATGA
- a CDS encoding PIN domain-containing protein, translated as MIVLDTSFLIDFFRGVPETRSCLGDEVYATTAITCHEILAGVKRTHARKEEEFFRDFFAQTPVLEYTIGAAEESSSIAARLAARGTPVNALDTLIAGIARAHGAGAIATRDADFLVIGEVADIEICAYERTGR; from the coding sequence ATGATCGTCCTCGATACCTCCTTCCTCATAGACTTCTTCCGCGGTGTTCCCGAGACGCGCTCGTGCCTCGGGGATGAGGTCTACGCAACAACGGCGATCACCTGCCACGAGATACTGGCCGGCGTCAAGCGGACGCATGCACGAAAGGAAGAGGAGTTCTTCAGAGACTTCTTCGCGCAGACCCCGGTGCTCGAGTACACGATCGGTGCTGCCGAAGAATCAAGCTCCATCGCGGCACGCCTTGCAGCCCGGGGTACGCCGGTCAACGCCCTCGACACCCTCATCGCCGGGATTGCACGAGCGCACGGTGCCGGTGCGATCGCCACCCGCGATGCCGACTTTCTGGTCATCGGAGAGGTTGCGGATATCGAGATCTGCGCCTATGAGCGCACGGGAAGGTAG
- a CDS encoding DUF7557 family protein produces MSSTTTIKIASDLRDRLNALKVHPRETYSEVIGRLVENSVDDEPLSDETIRALEASLEDLKAGRIFTLDEVMAELREE; encoded by the coding sequence ATGTCCTCTACAACGACGATCAAGATCGCAAGCGATCTCCGCGATCGGCTCAATGCACTGAAGGTCCATCCGCGTGAGACCTACAGCGAGGTGATCGGCCGCCTGGTGGAGAACAGCGTCGACGACGAACCGCTGAGCGACGAGACGATCCGGGCTCTCGAAGCATCTCTTGAGGACCTCAAAGCGGGCCGCATCTTCACGCTGGACGAAGTCATGGCGGAGCTCCGCGAAGAATGA
- a CDS encoding glycosyltransferase family 2 protein produces the protein MKLVVMIPSYNEEETIASVIREIPRSIPGIETVEVLVINDGSTDRTVEEARKAGADKIISFKKNKGLAPGFRAGLETALSMGADIIVNTDADGQYDGGEIPKLIQPILDNKADFVLGSRTKGTIEEMPLQKTIGNRMATWVTRNVSGLPVSDGQSGFRAFTRDAAMRLNVMSDYTYVQETLIQAANLGLVYTEVPILFRKRTGGSSRLISNIFNYAKRAGVTILKSYRDYQPLRTFLFLGSVMIVAGFIVGLKPLLHYLSTYTVAFYGSAMVAMLLLIIGFTTIVLGLLADIMRTQKKVQDEILYRLKKLELNTINTNNNR, from the coding sequence ATGAAACTCGTCGTAATGATCCCGTCCTACAACGAAGAAGAGACGATCGCATCCGTCATCCGGGAGATCCCCCGGTCTATCCCGGGCATCGAAACCGTCGAGGTCCTCGTCATCAACGACGGTTCAACCGACCGTACGGTCGAAGAAGCCCGGAAGGCCGGTGCCGATAAGATCATCAGCTTCAAGAAGAACAAAGGGCTCGCCCCGGGCTTCCGTGCGGGCCTTGAAACCGCCCTCTCCATGGGCGCCGACATCATCGTCAACACCGATGCCGACGGCCAGTATGATGGGGGCGAGATCCCGAAGCTGATCCAGCCCATCCTCGACAACAAGGCCGACTTCGTCCTTGGCTCCCGCACAAAAGGCACCATCGAGGAGATGCCCCTCCAGAAGACGATCGGCAACCGGATGGCGACCTGGGTCACCCGGAACGTTTCGGGGCTGCCGGTATCAGATGGGCAGTCGGGTTTCCGGGCGTTTACCCGGGATGCAGCGATGCGACTGAATGTGATGTCAGACTATACGTATGTGCAGGAGACGCTGATTCAGGCGGCGAATCTGGGACTTGTGTATACCGAGGTGCCGATTCTGTTCCGGAAGAGGACGGGAGGATCATCACGGCTGATCTCGAATATTTTTAATTACGCTAAAAGAGCAGGAGTCACCATATTAAAATCATATAGGGACTATCAACCATTGAGAACTTTTCTATTCCTCGGATCAGTAATGATAGTCGCTGGTTTTATTGTAGGCCTCAAACCATTGTTGCACTATCTATCCACCTATACCGTGGCGTTTTACGGTAGTGCAATGGTTGCAATGCTGCTCCTGATAATCGGATTTACAACAATCGTCCTAGGACTTTTAGCAGATATTATGAGAACACAGAAAAAAGTGCAGGATGAGATACTATACCGATTGAAAAAACTCGAATTGAATACAATTAACACCAACAATAACAGGTGA
- a CDS encoding UDP-glucose dehydrogenase family protein — MKISIIGCGYVGTVTGVCFANFGHDIVFYDVDERKLDLLARGESPIYEPSLDDLIQKNRQRLATTSDLTAAVCGTDITFICVGTPSRDDGSIDLAYILSSAATIGKALRETPDFHPIIVKSTVFPGSTEGPIRSALEEASGKQAFVDFGLGSNPEFLREGNAIHDFCVPDRIVLGAMDERTMRALGDLYTSFTCPKIETSIRTAEMIKYTSNAFLATKISFANEIGNLAKKLGIDAEEIFAGVGLDSRIGPAFFRTGIGFGGSCFPKDVRALIAGAGGYGEELQILHAALRVNDDQPLKLVRLLQAKIPNLKGRRIGVLGLAFKPNTDDIRESRAIPVIQALLDADALVVAYDPLAMESFATLFPQIEYAPSAQAVLTADAVLITTEWEEFERLDYNGTIVVDGRRIAAASRTAEIYEGVCW, encoded by the coding sequence ATGAAGATATCCATCATCGGTTGCGGGTATGTCGGCACGGTTACCGGCGTATGCTTTGCTAACTTTGGCCATGACATCGTCTTTTACGATGTTGACGAGAGAAAACTGGATCTCCTTGCCCGGGGAGAGTCGCCGATCTATGAACCCTCTCTCGATGACCTGATCCAGAAGAACCGTCAACGCCTCGCCACGACCTCTGACCTCACGGCTGCTGTGTGTGGTACAGACATCACGTTCATCTGCGTCGGCACCCCGTCCCGGGATGACGGATCGATAGACCTCGCCTACATCCTCTCTTCAGCCGCCACGATTGGCAAGGCCTTGCGGGAGACCCCGGATTTCCATCCCATCATCGTCAAGAGCACTGTCTTTCCGGGGAGCACCGAAGGGCCGATCCGGTCGGCGCTTGAGGAGGCATCGGGGAAGCAGGCGTTCGTGGACTTCGGCCTCGGTTCAAACCCGGAGTTCCTCCGGGAGGGAAACGCCATCCACGACTTCTGCGTACCCGACCGGATCGTGCTCGGTGCCATGGACGAGAGGACGATGAGGGCGCTCGGAGACCTCTACACCTCCTTCACCTGTCCAAAGATCGAGACCTCGATCCGGACGGCGGAGATGATCAAGTACACCAGCAACGCCTTCCTTGCAACAAAGATCAGCTTCGCAAACGAGATCGGGAACCTCGCGAAGAAGCTCGGGATCGACGCGGAGGAGATCTTTGCCGGAGTCGGGCTCGACAGCCGGATCGGCCCTGCCTTCTTCCGGACGGGGATCGGGTTCGGCGGCTCGTGTTTCCCGAAGGACGTTCGGGCACTGATCGCCGGGGCTGGAGGGTATGGGGAGGAACTCCAGATCCTTCATGCAGCACTGCGGGTCAACGATGACCAGCCCCTGAAACTGGTCAGGCTGCTCCAGGCGAAGATCCCCAACCTGAAGGGCCGGCGGATCGGCGTCCTCGGCCTCGCCTTCAAGCCCAACACCGACGACATCAGGGAGAGCCGGGCCATCCCGGTCATCCAGGCGCTGCTCGATGCTGACGCTCTGGTCGTCGCCTATGACCCTCTCGCCATGGAGAGTTTTGCCACCCTCTTCCCGCAGATCGAGTACGCGCCCTCGGCACAGGCCGTCCTCACGGCCGACGCCGTCCTGATCACAACCGAGTGGGAGGAGTTCGAGCGCCTCGACTATAACGGGACGATTGTCGTCGACGGACGGCGAATTGCCGCGGCTTCCCGGACTGCAGAGATTTACGAGGGGGTCTGCTGGTGA